The following is a genomic window from Alkaliphilus sp. B6464.
AATCTTACAAGTCCTATGTTTTAGGAGAAGCAGACGGTATACCTAAGACACCTGAGTGGGCAGAAAAAATTTCTAAAACCCCAGCAGAAACTATAATAAAGTTAGCTAGAGAATATGCTACTACAAAACCAGCGGCACTAATACAAGGATGGGGACCACAAAGAAATGCTCATGGAGAACAAATTGTTAGGGGAGCTACAGTATTAGCTACTATGACAGGAAATGTAGGAATTAATGGGGGATGGGCATCTGGCGCTGGAAATGCTGGAAGACAAAGCATACCAAGTGTACCAATCCCAGAAAATCCTTTCCCAGGAAAAATTCCAGTGTTTTTATGGACAGATGCCATTGTTCGAGGAACAGAAATGGGAGCAAAAGATGGAGTAACTGGTGTAGATAAGCTACCTAGCAACATTAAGCTTATTTATAACTTAGCTGGAAACACTTTGCTTAATCAGCATTCTGATTGTAATAAAACAGCAGAAATTTTAAAGGATGAGAGCAAAGTAGAATTTATTGTAGTAAGCGATATATTTATGACACCTAGTGCAAAATTTGCTGATATATTACTTCCTGCTAACTCTATGTTTGAAAGAAATAATATCACTACTCCTTGGAATTCAGGGGATTTTGTAGTGTATGCCAATAAAGTAGTAGATCCTCCTTTTGAGTGTAAGTTTGAATATGAATGGCTAATTGAAGTAGCTGATAGATTAGGAATAAGAGAAGAGTTTACTGAAGGTAAGGAAACAATAGAAGATTGGTGTAAATGGATAGTAGAGGGAATTAAGAATAATCATCCAGAATTCCCAAGCTATGAAGAATTTAAAGCTCGCGGTATTTATAAATGGACATATGACGAGCCACTGGTAGCGTTTAAAGCTCAAATTGAAGATCCAGAAAATAATCCATTCCCAACACCATCTGGAAAAATAGAAATATTCTCTAAGCGTCTTTATGATATGAAGAATCCTGCAGAAATTCCAGCAGTACCTAAGTACATTTCTTCATGGGAAGGACCAGAAGATCCATTAACTAAGAAATATCCTCTACAATGTATTGGACATCATACTAAGAGACGTTGTCACTCTACTCATGATAACAATCCATGGGCTGAGGAAGTAGAAGCTCAATCTATTTGGATTAATACACAAGATGCAGAGGCGAGAGGTATACAGAATGGACAGATGGTTAAGGTTTTTAATGATCGTGGAGTGGTGATTCTACCTGCAAAAGTAACGACTAGAATCATGCCAGGTGTAACTAGCATGCCTCAAGGTGCTTGGTACGATCCAGATAAAGATGGTATCGATCGTAGAGGAAATATTAATACCCTTACCAGTCATAAGCCGACACCACTAGCTAAGGGTAATCCGCAGCATACTAATTTAGTAGAAATTGAAAGTATATAAATAGCTTAGTATAAGGAGGTATGAGTTATGTCAGAACAATTAGGATTTTGTATAGAGCAACATCTATGTACTGGTTGTAAAGCGTGTCAAGTCGCTTGTAAAGATAAAAATAATTTGGAATTAGGACAGCTATGGAGGAAGGTTACTGAAAGTGAAGGAGGTAATTATACACGTGAAGGTAATGGATTAAAACAAAATGTTTATGCATACTGGACAAGTATGTCTTGTAACCATTGTGTTAATCCTTCCTGCGTGGAAGCCTGTCCTACAGGAGCTATGTATAAAAGAGAACAAGATGGTATTGTATTAATTGATCAAGAAAAATGTATTGGCTGTGGTGTGTGTAAACAAAACTGCCCGTATGATGCACCACAATTAATAGAAGAAGGCAAAATGGGAAAATGCAACTATTGTATTGATTTAATACAGCAAGGAAAAGAACCACAATGCGTAGCTGCTTGCCCGCTACGAGCACTTCACAGTGGTCCTATTGAGGAGCTAAAAAATAAATACAAAGGAACTAATAAAACTCAAGATTTTGCTGAAACAAGTACAGAACCATCAATAGTTATTGTGCCACATAAGAATGCGGTAAGATAAGAAACCCTACGTAAATAGAGGTGTTAAACTATAACACCTCTATTTATATAGAACTATGAAATTAAATCTAAAGATGTTAGGGTATACTAGTGAATACATACCTAGTAAATACCTATATGGAAGTTTATGCAATTAAAAGGAGGTTTTTTATGACTGCAGATATTAAAGCTAAATCAGAAATGCTTAACTTTGAGACACTACCATTAGATCATATATTAAAATCTAGAGGTTGGATGTATAATTTTTTAGCAAAATATTTTTACAAAGAACCTGATTTTAAAGCATTGGAAAAATTAATGGAAAATAACTTATTTCAAACCCTAAAGGAATTAGGAGAAGATCATGAAGGCATAAAAATTTTAGCAGATTTTATCCATAAGTCCCCTAAGTTAAGTGATGAAGAAAAATTGAGCATAAAGAGACAGTATGAAACATTATTTTATGGACCAGGTCACCTACCGGCACCTCCTTGGGAATCAGTGTATAGGAGTGACGAAAGAATTATTTTGGATGAACATACCTTAGCTGTAAGAGAATTTTATAGAAAATGGGGCGTAAAGCTAAGTGAAGAAGACAAGCAACCAGATGATCATATTGGCTTAGAATTAGAATTTATATCTATATTAAACAAAAGAACAATAGAAGCTCTAGAAGAGAGTGATATAGAAAAAGCAAAAGAAATTTTGAATGGACAAAAAACTTTTTTAGAAAAGCATCTATTAATCTGGATAGATGAATTTTGTGGAATGCTAAAGGATAATGTTAACATAGATCTTTATAAAGGAATGGCACTTTTTACTCCTTATTATTTAAAAATGGATAGACACATATTAGAAGAACTTATTACGCAAATAGATGAATTTCAGAAATAAA
Proteins encoded in this region:
- a CDS encoding DMSO/selenate family reductase complex A subunit; translated protein: MNKIKNKFDLSRRSFLKMCGIVGGSVVLGGCGNEGLEEDTATDSIINVDEGIEIIPTAGTNNCGGRCVIKAHVKDGVVVRLSTDDEPDDPKSPQVRACVRGRSYRKTVFHPDRLKYPMKRVGKRGEGEFERITWEEAIDIIASETKRIKEEYGPASRFVHYASGVSATIRGNTLCQRLLALDGGHLGYYNSYSTACTAQATPYTYGTSSTGNTPDDWVNSKLIILWGHNPAESIFGTTLYHLRRAKEAGVKIIVVDPRYSDTAIAFADEWVPILPGTDNAVMDAMAYVMITENLHDEDFLNKYTVGFDGEHMPEGIDGKESYKSYVLGEADGIPKTPEWAEKISKTPAETIIKLAREYATTKPAALIQGWGPQRNAHGEQIVRGATVLATMTGNVGINGGWASGAGNAGRQSIPSVPIPENPFPGKIPVFLWTDAIVRGTEMGAKDGVTGVDKLPSNIKLIYNLAGNTLLNQHSDCNKTAEILKDESKVEFIVVSDIFMTPSAKFADILLPANSMFERNNITTPWNSGDFVVYANKVVDPPFECKFEYEWLIEVADRLGIREEFTEGKETIEDWCKWIVEGIKNNHPEFPSYEEFKARGIYKWTYDEPLVAFKAQIEDPENNPFPTPSGKIEIFSKRLYDMKNPAEIPAVPKYISSWEGPEDPLTKKYPLQCIGHHTKRRCHSTHDNNPWAEEVEAQSIWINTQDAEARGIQNGQMVKVFNDRGVVILPAKVTTRIMPGVTSMPQGAWYDPDKDGIDRRGNINTLTSHKPTPLAKGNPQHTNLVEIESI
- a CDS encoding TorD/DmsD family molecular chaperone, translated to MTADIKAKSEMLNFETLPLDHILKSRGWMYNFLAKYFYKEPDFKALEKLMENNLFQTLKELGEDHEGIKILADFIHKSPKLSDEEKLSIKRQYETLFYGPGHLPAPPWESVYRSDERIILDEHTLAVREFYRKWGVKLSEEDKQPDDHIGLELEFISILNKRTIEALEESDIEKAKEILNGQKTFLEKHLLIWIDEFCGMLKDNVNIDLYKGMALFTPYYLKMDRHILEELITQIDEFQK
- a CDS encoding DMSO/selenate family reductase complex B subunit encodes the protein MSEQLGFCIEQHLCTGCKACQVACKDKNNLELGQLWRKVTESEGGNYTREGNGLKQNVYAYWTSMSCNHCVNPSCVEACPTGAMYKREQDGIVLIDQEKCIGCGVCKQNCPYDAPQLIEEGKMGKCNYCIDLIQQGKEPQCVAACPLRALHSGPIEELKNKYKGTNKTQDFAETSTEPSIVIVPHKNAVR